A single Phoenix dactylifera cultivar Barhee BC4 chromosome 1, palm_55x_up_171113_PBpolish2nd_filt_p, whole genome shotgun sequence DNA region contains:
- the LOC120112997 gene encoding translation initiation factor IF-2-like yields MSPWVPDFEPGDDTVKRALVWLRLPRLPPEYWSTSTILHIAARAGQPVAVDGVTEQQAAMGFTRVKVAIDTTEPLRPGVLIQGKTKVRWQPFVFENVPTICSRCGRMGHVGAACRFPAESSAHREAPPVATEMGGMADPPTPGGGEEAQGPVYGPWMVATRQKIPRGDLLPRPGVMTGPDPGAGSSSRPPPSPANQQLAPTAPVSPADTEGWQKPAKLARRRSPPAAEGDGLLLAPPPAFPQDDPADWLGDDLLEPTDSVPSLDSGMSSELALPRADPGTGGSAAARAQSQKRPRPPAAQGLQRGPGMMGPLAHAHHAVGQRADLVPAQRARAQGTGRRGRRPAGATRGAPAARGAQRARSAPGLRASPAVGERARDLMGQAALPVRSEGGPWAQGPHAQGTGDLRVLLGAGPEAQFLLGDRSQSDMGVGAHIAPDQQAGGKTTPVFRFGPLPSDLGQPVDAASCGHEAGGLSAPSAEAESLLLGGGTDLPTVVQRVRAAVMSAALSAHGGEEEGGGQGVEPVAVPVTLGEDGSEADYVDCDP; encoded by the coding sequence ATGAGCCCGTGGGTCCCTGATTTCGAGCCTGGGGACGACACGGTGAAGAGGGCTTTGGTGTGGCTCCGGTTGCCGCGGTTGCCCCCGGAGTACTGGTCGACCTCGACCATACTTCATATAGCGGCGCGGGCGGGCCAGCCGGTAGCGGTGGACGGCGTCACTGAGCAGCAGGCGGCGATGGGTTTCACCCGAGTAAAAGTGGCGATCGACACCACTGAACCACTGCGGCCCGGCGTTCTGATACAGGGGAAGACGAAGGTGCGGTGGCAGCCCTTCGTCTTCGAGAATGTCCCGACCATTTGCTCTCGCTGTGGGCGGATGGGGCACGTGGGAGCGGCGTGCCGTTTTCCGGCGGAGTCCAGCGCACACAGGGAGGCGCCCCCGGTGGCTACGGAGATGGGGGGAATGGCGGATCCACCGACCCCGGGTGGCGGTGAGGAGGCCCAGGGGCCGGTCTACGGCCCCTGGATGGTGGCTACGCGGCAGAAGATCCCACGGGGTGATTTGCTGCCGCGGCCGGGGGTGATGACCGGACCCGATCCTGGGGCTGGGTCATCCTCGAGACCACCGCCATCTCCGGCGAACCAGCAGCTTGCGCCGACTGCTCCGGTGTCCCCGGCGGACACGGAGGGCTGGCAAAAGCCAGCCAAGTTGGCGCGCCGCCGGTCGCCACCGGCGGCGGAGGGGGATGGGCTTCTTTTGGCTCCTCCGCCTGCTTTTCCTCAGGACGACCCGGCCGACTGGCTCGGGGACGACCTGCTCGAGCCGACAGACTCGGTACCGAGTCTTGACTCGGGGATGAGCTCTGAGCTCGCACTGCCGCGGGCTGATCCGGGGACGGGTGGATCAGCTGCGGCCCGGGCCCAGTCACAGAAGAGGCCCAGGCCGCCAGCGGCCCAGGGCCTGCAACGGGGCCCGGGAATGATGGGCCCGCTGGCCCACGCGCATCACGCGGTGGGCCAACGGGCTGATCTGGTGCCGGCCcaacgcgcccgggcccaggGGACGGGGCGCCGGGGTCGCAGGCCGGCGGGTGCGACCAGAGGCGCGCCCGCAGCACGGGGCGCGCAGCGTGCCCGTTCAGCCCCGGGCCTGCGAGCTTCTCCAGCGGTGGGGGAGCGGGCCCGGGACCTGATGGGCCAGGCAGCCCTGCCTGTGAGGTCTGAGGGCGGCCCATGGGCCCAGGGCCCACACGCCCAGGGCACGGGAGATCTACGGGTGCTCCTCGGGGCGGGCCCGGAGGCCCAGTTTCTGTTGGGCGATCGCTCTCAGTCTGACATGGGGGTGGGGGCCCACATTGCGCCTGACCAGCAGGCCGGCGGCAAGACGACTCCAGTCTTCCGTTTTGGGCCTCTGCCTTCAGACTTGGGTCAGCCAGTGGATGCGGCCTCATGCGGACACGAGGCGGGGGGTCTTTCCGCCCCTTCCGCGGAGGCCGAGTCACTACTGTTGGGTGGGGGTACGGACTTACCCACTGTTGTGCAGCGTGTTAGGGCAGCAGTCATGAGTGCTGCTCTCTCTGCACacgggggggaggaggaggggggcggCCAGGGCGTCGAGCCGGTGGCTGTCCCTGTGACCCTAGGGGAGGATGGGTCAGAGGCCGACTACGTGGACTGTGACCCATGA
- the LOC103706079 gene encoding pentatricopeptide repeat-containing protein At4g14170 isoform X1: MVWIKNCHSLYFHLLHSSPSLHHLRHLHARLVRTGLYANAILSTMLLLAYSRRCRLLPSALSVFLHMPRRTSYSWNILITELARSGLPHKSMDFFLRMQSSSIPIDEFTLPPVLRSCALLDSSPASMSVHGLSVKLGLERNPYVASALVLCYSGLSEISLARRLFDEMPERDAVLWTSMLSVYAQSGEPESALGFFREMVSEGIQLDGVVMVSLLLACGQLGWLRHGRSVHGCCVRRCLGLPLSLGNALTDMYVKCGAFGYAEMVFRMMPDRDVISWSALILGHGLNGHASAALKLFEEMSAEGIQPNSVTFLGVLSACAHAGMVEKAWAFFDRMKQCGTEPELKHYACMADALGRAGQLAEAERFIEEMPMVPDEAVLGALLAGCRMHGNVELGERVSWRLMEMSPSKSGYYMSLANMYADAGRFIDAEIVREFMKQKNVGKLPGCSLLELDPPSSSPLE; encoded by the exons ATG GTTTGGATCAAAAATTGCCATTCCCTCTACTTCCACCTCCTCcactcctccccttccctccaCCACCTCCGCCACCTCCATGCCCGCCTCGTCCGCACCGGCCTCTACGCTAACGCCATCCTTTCCACCATGCTCCTCCTCGCCTACTCCCGCCGCTGTCGCCTCCTCCCCTCCGCCCTCTCCGTCTTCCTCCACATGCCTCGCCGCACCTCCTACTCCTGGAATATCCTCATCACCGAGCTCGCCAGGTCTGGCCTTCCCCACAAATCCATGGACTTCTTCCTCAGAATGCAGTCTTCTAGCATACCGATTGATGAATTTACCCTTCCGCCTGTCCTGCGGTCTTGCGCCCTTTTGGACTCCTCTCCTGCCAGCATGTCAGTCCATGGCCTCTCGGTGAAGTTGGGTCTGGAGCGTAATCCTTATGTTGCCTCGGCGCTGGTCCTCTGCTACAGTGGTTTGTCTGAGATCTCTCTTGCACGAAGGCTGTTTGATGAAATGCCTGAAAGAGATGCAGTCCTGTGGACGTCGATGCTCTCCGTCTATGCGCAGAGCGGAGAGCCAGAGTCGGCTTTGGGGTTCTTCAGGGAGATGGTGAGTGAGGGAATTCAGCTGGATGGGGTGGTCATGGTAAGCTTGCTATTGGCTTGCGGGCAACTAGGATGGCTAAGGCACGGGAGGAGTGTGCACGGGTGCTGCGTTCGGAGGTGCTTGGGGCTCCCTTTGAGTTTAGGGAATGCTCTCACAGACATGTATGTTAAATGTGGTGCATTTGGCTATGCCGAGATGGTGTTTCGTATGATGCCGGATAGAGATGTGATCTCGTGGAGTGCTTTGATATTGGGTCATGGGTTGAATGGGCATGCCAGTGCTGCTCTGAAGCTTTTTGAGGAGATGAGCGCGGAAGGGATACAGCCGAACTCTGTTACCTTTCTCGGGGTGTTGTCGGCATGCGCGCACGCAGGCATGGTGGAAAAGGCCTGGGCTTTCTTTGATAGGATGAAGCAATGTGGAACTGAACCAGAGTTGAAACACTATGCTTGCATGGCTGATGCATTGGGAAGAGCAGGGCAATTGGCGGAGGCTGAGAGGTTCATAGAGGAAATGCCTATGGTGCCTGATGAGGCTGTATTGGGAGCCTTATTGGCAGGTTGCCGAATGCACGGCAATGTGGAGTTGGGGGAAAGAGTTTCTTGGAGATTAATGGAAATGAGTCCAAGCAAGAGCGGTTACTACATGAGTTTAGCAAACATGTATGCGGATGCTGGTAGATTTATCGATGCAGAGATAGTGAGGGAATTCATGAAGCAGAAGAATGTGGGTAAGCTGCCTGGGTGTAGCTTACTTGAATTGGATCCTCCATCATCGTCACCATTAGAGTAG
- the LOC103706079 gene encoding pentatricopeptide repeat-containing protein At4g14170 isoform X2, which yields MLLLAYSRRCRLLPSALSVFLHMPRRTSYSWNILITELARSGLPHKSMDFFLRMQSSSIPIDEFTLPPVLRSCALLDSSPASMSVHGLSVKLGLERNPYVASALVLCYSGLSEISLARRLFDEMPERDAVLWTSMLSVYAQSGEPESALGFFREMVSEGIQLDGVVMVSLLLACGQLGWLRHGRSVHGCCVRRCLGLPLSLGNALTDMYVKCGAFGYAEMVFRMMPDRDVISWSALILGHGLNGHASAALKLFEEMSAEGIQPNSVTFLGVLSACAHAGMVEKAWAFFDRMKQCGTEPELKHYACMADALGRAGQLAEAERFIEEMPMVPDEAVLGALLAGCRMHGNVELGERVSWRLMEMSPSKSGYYMSLANMYADAGRFIDAEIVREFMKQKNVGKLPGCSLLELDPPSSSPLE from the coding sequence ATGCTCCTCCTCGCCTACTCCCGCCGCTGTCGCCTCCTCCCCTCCGCCCTCTCCGTCTTCCTCCACATGCCTCGCCGCACCTCCTACTCCTGGAATATCCTCATCACCGAGCTCGCCAGGTCTGGCCTTCCCCACAAATCCATGGACTTCTTCCTCAGAATGCAGTCTTCTAGCATACCGATTGATGAATTTACCCTTCCGCCTGTCCTGCGGTCTTGCGCCCTTTTGGACTCCTCTCCTGCCAGCATGTCAGTCCATGGCCTCTCGGTGAAGTTGGGTCTGGAGCGTAATCCTTATGTTGCCTCGGCGCTGGTCCTCTGCTACAGTGGTTTGTCTGAGATCTCTCTTGCACGAAGGCTGTTTGATGAAATGCCTGAAAGAGATGCAGTCCTGTGGACGTCGATGCTCTCCGTCTATGCGCAGAGCGGAGAGCCAGAGTCGGCTTTGGGGTTCTTCAGGGAGATGGTGAGTGAGGGAATTCAGCTGGATGGGGTGGTCATGGTAAGCTTGCTATTGGCTTGCGGGCAACTAGGATGGCTAAGGCACGGGAGGAGTGTGCACGGGTGCTGCGTTCGGAGGTGCTTGGGGCTCCCTTTGAGTTTAGGGAATGCTCTCACAGACATGTATGTTAAATGTGGTGCATTTGGCTATGCCGAGATGGTGTTTCGTATGATGCCGGATAGAGATGTGATCTCGTGGAGTGCTTTGATATTGGGTCATGGGTTGAATGGGCATGCCAGTGCTGCTCTGAAGCTTTTTGAGGAGATGAGCGCGGAAGGGATACAGCCGAACTCTGTTACCTTTCTCGGGGTGTTGTCGGCATGCGCGCACGCAGGCATGGTGGAAAAGGCCTGGGCTTTCTTTGATAGGATGAAGCAATGTGGAACTGAACCAGAGTTGAAACACTATGCTTGCATGGCTGATGCATTGGGAAGAGCAGGGCAATTGGCGGAGGCTGAGAGGTTCATAGAGGAAATGCCTATGGTGCCTGATGAGGCTGTATTGGGAGCCTTATTGGCAGGTTGCCGAATGCACGGCAATGTGGAGTTGGGGGAAAGAGTTTCTTGGAGATTAATGGAAATGAGTCCAAGCAAGAGCGGTTACTACATGAGTTTAGCAAACATGTATGCGGATGCTGGTAGATTTATCGATGCAGAGATAGTGAGGGAATTCATGAAGCAGAAGAATGTGGGTAAGCTGCCTGGGTGTAGCTTACTTGAATTGGATCCTCCATCATCGTCACCATTAGAGTAG